CTCAACAAAAACAATATCCATATCAGTATGGGAAATATCGCATGGGAAAACCCCTACGCAGAACGAATCAATGGAATCATAAAAAATGAATACCTCAAAAGGTGGATAATCAAAGATTTCAGCGACCTGAAAAGAAAAGTGGCGAAAGCTGTAGCCAACTACAACAGCATAAGACTACACAGGGGATTTAAAATGAAATACACCCCCATGGGATTTTATAAAAATATACTAAATTTAAAAGCCCAAGAAAGACCGACGGTGATTGTTTATACCGAAGGAAGAAAAAACTTCTTAGGGGCATCGAGCCCCTTCGAAGTTTGCCCAAGAGAAGAACCTCTGGCTCATGATTGCCCGATGGAAATATTTAATGAATGTTGAACCAAACGGTCAACGCTATTCAGGGAAGAACACATCTCCCTTTACTGTTTTCCGGTCTTAGTTTACTGCTTATTATCTCGGATTTTCCGATCAACACTCCTTCAGGATTATCCAAGCGGACCTCAAACCAACCTTCCCTCCTATTGGGATCAATCGATAGGACCAAGCTTTCTACTTGGCTTAGGTCAATTTTTTTAAACCCGATATAGGAATTATCTTCTGTAAATTTGATCAATCTGGAGTCTTGGTTATTAGCTTTAGCAGTCCCCCGGAAAAAATCAGCATCGGCTGCCAACACCAAAGGATGCCTTAAAATCAATTGCTCTCTTCTCAAAATTGGAGCTATTCCGTTTGCTCCTTTATCCCTATAACTTGCTGTCAAAAGGTATATACCCTGGGTATCATGTTGGTTCAAGTTGAATTTTCCTTCAATTCCCAACCTGTTTTTTTGATGGATAAGCGCATTGGGAGAAAGGGACAGAATATAATCAACCATTTGGACAATATCAGCCTCCTGCAAATGGGCGTGGGAAGGCATAAGTCTCTCTCCCCAAACTCCATTACCACCTTGGATTACTTTTTGGACAAGAATCTTGGAGGCTCCGGTATTGGTTTCATATCGGGTTGCAATTTCTTTATAACTTGGACCTACAGAAGCATTATCTACCCCATGACAGGCATTACAGCCACTTTTGACAGTTAGGTTCTGACCGATAAGTTGAGATGTACTTTCTGTTTGCTGATGTCCTTCAGAAGACTCAATCCTGTCAAAGCCTTCCTTCAGAAAATCCAATGTCACAATGACCTGTTCAGGCAAAATACCTCCATCTCCCAAGCTACCATCTTCCTTATCTTCTACCTTCACCCGGTAAGCTTTGGACGGTTTGCCCCAATAAAAACTCCTGTTACCTTCCCATTCAAAGCTGATCACAGGTGGCTCATTTCCTACTGTAATGGATATAGTAGCCTGACTTTTCAAGCCCTCAGCATCCTTCACTGTGAGCAATGCTTTAAATTCTCCAGGATGTTCATAAACAAAAACTGGGTTGGCTTCTCTGGAAATAGTTTTGCCATCGCCATAAAAATCCCATTCAAACTCGAGTTGATCCCCGTCGAAATCCATACTGCCCTCACTGGAAAAACTGACTTTGAAAGGAACTGAACCCTGTTTTTTGTCTGCATTGGCCCTTGCAACGGGTTTTCTGTTCCCTGCACTGAACTCAATCCTGTATATTCCAGAATCATCATTTTGGGCGCTCCAGTATGTACCATATTCCAGGATATACAAAGACCCATCCGGCCCAAACTGCATGTCCATGGGTTTATCAAACCGGGTACTTGGCATAAATTCCTCCATGCCTGCATAATTTCCTTCCTTATCAAAACTCACGGTGAAAATCCAATTCCTCATCCAATCATAGATGAAAAGTTTTCCATCATAATATTTGGGGAATTTTACCTCTGAATTAGGAAAAAGGTCATAGTAATAGACTGGTCCGGCCATAGCGTTTCTTCCTCCGGATCCTACCATGGGAAAATCTTCAGACTCCGCATAAGGATACCAAATCATGGCCTTCTGAGCGGGTGGCAGCACTTTAATTCCAGTATTATTAGGAGAGTTATTAACCGGAGCTTTAGGATCATATTCAAAAACAGCTTCCTGCTTTTCAAAGTCATAGTACCAATAGGGCTTATTGTCCCCAATAAAATAGGGCCAGCCAAAAAATCCTGCTGATTTGGCCTGATTGACTTCATCATAGCCCCTGGGACCTCTTCGCAAACTGTCCGCTTGGGCATCAGGGCCTACTTCCCCCCAATAGAGATAACCTGTTTTGGGATCAACCGAAATTCTAAAAGGGTTGCGATTGCCCATGACATAAATTTCCGGACGGGTATTGGGAGTACCTACCGGAAACAAATTCCCTTCAGGGATAATATAAGTTCCGTCTTTTTGTGGGGTAATTCTCAAAATGGCACCTCTGAGATCATTGGAATTAGATGAACTTCTTTGGGCATCTACATTTTCAGGCCTACCTGCCCTTTCATCTATAGGATTGTAATTGTCAGATTCAAAGGGAGTGGTATCATCCCCCAAAGAAAGGTAAAGATTCCCCTTACTATCAAACTCTATGGAGCCTCCACTGTGACAACAGCCCCGGAAATGAGGAATCTCCAGCATGATAATTTCAGATTCAAGATCTAAAATATCATCAACTAAGGTAAATCTGGAAAGCCTATTGATACTTTGTTCTCTTTCAGGAGAATAGTATAAATAAATCCAATTGTTGTTGTAAAAATCAGGATCTTTGGCCAAACCCAAAAGGCCATCTTCCGCTTCAGAATAGACCCTCAAAAAGCCAATATCCTTCGCCAAACCTGTTTTGGGTTCAAACATCCGGACTTTCCCTTTCCGCTCAATAAAAATAATCCTCCCATCCTTTAATACCTCAATTTCCATTGGCTCATCTAATCGTTCGATCAAGGTGACCTTCGTAAATCTGGTTTCTTCTGGCTTTTCAAAAACAAACTTCTCTGATTCCTTTTTACAGGCCCATAAACCAATCAGGAGGGCAATGATTGGAATATATTTCATTCTCATAGCTTGGTGGATTTTACAATCTTCCAAGATAAAAAAGAAAGCTACAGGATAATAAAAAAAATCTCCCCATGGCGAGGAGATTTGTAAGGATGGCAAATTAAGTACTGCTTAGAATTTCCAAGAGAGTCCAAGCATCAGCTGCTGGAACCTAAAATCACCCTGTCCTGTAAACACATTATCAATATCGATAGTCTGTCCGTTCAAAACCCTTTCATAACGGAGGTCTAGTCCTGCCCTTCCCAGGCTCAGGCCAATTCCAAACTGATATCCGGCATTGAATTTTTCAAAATCATAGTTCCTGAGTTCATCCTCCAGATAATAGTGAATGGAAGGACCTGCAGAAACGGAAATTAAAGATCCTAAAAGGTTAAGTCCCACCAAGATTGGAGCATCTAATCTTTGGGTCCTTAACTTATTGGAATTTACCTCAGAATTTAACTGGGTATAGTTCAATTCAGGTCTCAGAAATACAGGCCCAAGATTCA
This Cecembia calidifontis DNA region includes the following protein-coding sequences:
- a CDS encoding PQQ-dependent sugar dehydrogenase, with amino-acid sequence MKYIPIIALLIGLWACKKESEKFVFEKPEETRFTKVTLIERLDEPMEIEVLKDGRIIFIERKGKVRMFEPKTGLAKDIGFLRVYSEAEDGLLGLAKDPDFYNNNWIYLYYSPEREQSINRLSRFTLVDDILDLESEIIMLEIPHFRGCCHSGGSIEFDSKGNLYLSLGDDTTPFESDNYNPIDERAGRPENVDAQRSSSNSNDLRGAILRITPQKDGTYIIPEGNLFPVGTPNTRPEIYVMGNRNPFRISVDPKTGYLYWGEVGPDAQADSLRRGPRGYDEVNQAKSAGFFGWPYFIGDNKPYWYYDFEKQEAVFEYDPKAPVNNSPNNTGIKVLPPAQKAMIWYPYAESEDFPMVGSGGRNAMAGPVYYYDLFPNSEVKFPKYYDGKLFIYDWMRNWIFTVSFDKEGNYAGMEEFMPSTRFDKPMDMQFGPDGSLYILEYGTYWSAQNDDSGIYRIEFSAGNRKPVARANADKKQGSVPFKVSFSSEGSMDFDGDQLEFEWDFYGDGKTISREANPVFVYEHPGEFKALLTVKDAEGLKSQATISITVGNEPPVISFEWEGNRSFYWGKPSKAYRVKVEDKEDGSLGDGGILPEQVIVTLDFLKEGFDRIESSEGHQQTESTSQLIGQNLTVKSGCNACHGVDNASVGPSYKEIATRYETNTGASKILVQKVIQGGNGVWGERLMPSHAHLQEADIVQMVDYILSLSPNALIHQKNRLGIEGKFNLNQHDTQGIYLLTASYRDKGANGIAPILRREQLILRHPLVLAADADFFRGTAKANNQDSRLIKFTEDNSYIGFKKIDLSQVESLVLSIDPNRREGWFEVRLDNPEGVLIGKSEIISSKLRPENSKGRCVLP
- a CDS encoding outer membrane beta-barrel protein; translation: MKTVLRSTLLLLAFMMVVQLANAQTGSGFGIKGGLNYNSNGKYFKDAEAIWGDPLSNLGYHLGLFGKVNLGPVFLRPELNYTQLNSEVNSNKLRTQRLDAPILVGLNLLGSLISVSAGPSIHYYLEDELRNYDFEKFNAGYQFGIGLSLGRAGLDLRYERVLNGQTIDIDNVFTGQGDFRFQQLMLGLSWKF